One genomic segment of Fervidobacterium pennivorans includes these proteins:
- the mreB gene encoding rod shape-determining protein: MFGRSDLGIDLGTANTLVYVRGKGIVINEPSVIAINVETNEIIKVGAEAKKMLGKTPSYIQAIRPLKDGVIADYDVALAMLTYFINKAQEKFSFFRPRIVIGVPYGVTEVESRALLTAGKEAGAKKVFLIEEPMAAALGTGLPVEEPQGSMIIDIGGGTTEAAVISLGSIVTATSTRIAGDEFDEAIMQYVREIYRVTIGVRTAERVKIEIGNVYPLKEFDELQTEVVGIELSSGLPKRLILTGGEIREAIRPTAMQIVETAKVTLEKTPPELVADITERGIVITGGGSLLRGIAELLSKETGIKVYQADEPLSCVAKGAGLVLDKIDILARLKSVE; encoded by the coding sequence ATGTTTGGCAGGTCTGATTTAGGAATAGATCTCGGAACGGCGAATACGCTGGTTTATGTGCGTGGTAAAGGCATAGTTATCAACGAACCGTCGGTTATTGCAATTAACGTTGAAACAAACGAAATAATAAAGGTCGGGGCTGAAGCCAAGAAGATGCTTGGCAAAACGCCGTCGTACATCCAGGCTATCAGACCTTTGAAAGACGGGGTCATAGCCGATTACGATGTTGCGCTTGCAATGCTTACATATTTCATAAACAAAGCACAAGAAAAATTTTCGTTTTTCCGTCCAAGGATTGTTATCGGGGTTCCTTACGGTGTGACAGAGGTTGAGAGCCGAGCGTTGCTAACCGCTGGTAAAGAAGCAGGTGCTAAAAAGGTGTTCTTGATTGAAGAACCCATGGCTGCTGCTTTGGGTACGGGACTTCCCGTTGAGGAACCCCAAGGTAGCATGATAATAGATATCGGTGGAGGAACAACGGAAGCTGCCGTTATTTCACTCGGTTCCATAGTTACCGCAACATCCACCAGAATAGCAGGTGACGAATTCGATGAAGCAATAATGCAATATGTTAGAGAGATATACAGGGTTACAATAGGTGTAAGAACCGCGGAACGAGTTAAGATAGAGATAGGAAACGTTTACCCACTCAAAGAATTCGATGAACTCCAAACCGAGGTTGTTGGAATAGAATTATCTTCCGGTCTACCAAAAAGATTGATACTAACCGGTGGTGAAATCAGAGAAGCGATTCGACCAACAGCTATGCAAATTGTTGAAACTGCTAAGGTAACACTTGAAAAAACACCTCCGGAACTTGTTGCAGATATCACTGAGCGTGGAATAGTTATTACAGGTGGTGGTTCATTACTAAGGGGAATTGCTGAGTTGTTGTCAAAAGAAACAGGTATAAAGGTTTATCAAGCGGACGAGCCACTTAGTTGTGTGGCTAAAGGTGCAGGCTTGGTCCTTGATAAAATCGACATACTGGCGAGGTTAAAGAGTGTAGAATGA
- a CDS encoding diguanylate cyclase domain-containing protein gives MGATGNMDYNRLTKEELIQRMRELEDEVSRLKMRESELEMLLSEYSSIMKKQFEVFDDFIKDVGTRRMIDPLTRVYSHEHILKLISYYHQKAFEENFGYALVTITINNFDKLEQMEKEHALLSIGKLLKELVRVPLDSVGRSAEDQFIVLLTEITKENALRVKERIENALALHNIDATVKFAAYPEDSTNLEELVKMVK, from the coding sequence ATGGGAGCTACGGGCAACATGGACTACAACAGATTAACAAAAGAGGAGCTAATCCAAAGAATGCGAGAACTGGAAGACGAAGTTTCCAGACTTAAAATGCGCGAATCTGAGCTTGAGATGCTTTTAAGCGAGTATTCCTCCATAATGAAAAAGCAGTTCGAGGTCTTTGATGATTTTATCAAAGATGTTGGAACACGTAGGATGATAGACCCGCTCACAAGGGTTTACTCTCACGAACATATTTTAAAACTCATATCTTACTACCATCAAAAAGCATTTGAGGAAAACTTTGGATACGCACTTGTAACGATTACAATCAACAATTTCGATAAACTCGAACAAATGGAAAAAGAACACGCCTTATTAAGCATTGGAAAACTACTCAAAGAACTAGTTAGAGTTCCACTCGACAGTGTTGGAAGGTCTGCGGAAGACCAGTTCATAGTTCTGTTAACTGAAATCACGAAAGAAAATGCACTGAGGGTCAAGGAGCGAATAGAAAACGCACTAGCTTTGCACAACATCGATGCAACGGTAAAATTTGCAGCGTATCCCGAAGATTCAACAAACCTTGAAGAACTTGTCAAAATGGTCAAATAA
- the murA gene encoding UDP-N-acetylglucosamine 1-carboxyvinyltransferase yields the protein MGSIIVERSQLTGEIEISGAKNSALPLLAAALLTEEEVVLHKVPVLSDVETMIDILRTTGKKVLFEKDKNTVHISGPIQQTHVPYDLVRKMRASFNVLGPIAALMGEASTPLPGGCAIGVRPVDFHIEGLKRLGFEVTYDHGEILAKRGTKQEEVTVYLPFPSVGATEHIMSTAAILPGVTIIENAAMEPEIVDLQDLLKKMGAKISGAGTSRIVVEGVKQLHGCEHTVIPDRIEAGTYAIAFLATRGEGVIKNVNPAHLDALWFVLERTGAVVKKGTDFVEVKSWNRWKGCDINVLPYPGFPTDLQPQIIVYLALADGSSTVTENVFKTRFAHVGELVRMGADMRIKDNTVFINGVQKLEGTTVMGTDLRATAALVIAGLAAEGTTEVTQVEHIFRGYENVIEKFEKIGAKIKYVPGGVPEI from the coding sequence ATGGGGTCAATAATTGTCGAGAGGTCGCAGCTAACAGGAGAAATCGAGATTTCCGGAGCAAAAAATTCTGCGCTTCCTCTGTTGGCTGCTGCACTTCTAACCGAGGAGGAGGTAGTTCTACACAAAGTACCCGTTTTATCTGACGTTGAAACGATGATAGATATATTGAGAACGACGGGTAAAAAGGTGTTATTTGAAAAAGATAAAAACACAGTCCACATATCTGGACCTATCCAGCAAACACATGTGCCTTACGATTTAGTAAGAAAGATGCGTGCATCGTTTAACGTCCTTGGACCAATAGCGGCACTCATGGGAGAAGCAAGCACACCACTTCCAGGTGGTTGCGCTATAGGTGTTCGCCCTGTCGATTTCCACATTGAAGGTCTCAAAAGGCTTGGCTTTGAGGTCACCTATGACCATGGTGAGATATTGGCCAAGCGGGGAACAAAACAAGAAGAGGTAACGGTCTATCTTCCATTCCCGAGTGTCGGCGCCACAGAACACATAATGAGCACTGCAGCGATACTACCTGGTGTCACTATTATTGAAAATGCCGCCATGGAACCGGAAATAGTGGACCTTCAGGATTTACTGAAGAAAATGGGTGCAAAAATTTCGGGAGCCGGAACGAGTAGGATAGTCGTTGAAGGTGTTAAACAACTACACGGTTGTGAACACACGGTTATACCCGACAGAATTGAAGCGGGTACGTACGCTATTGCATTCCTTGCGACACGTGGTGAAGGGGTTATTAAGAACGTAAATCCAGCACACCTTGATGCGTTATGGTTTGTGCTCGAAAGAACAGGTGCGGTTGTTAAGAAGGGAACAGACTTTGTCGAAGTCAAATCCTGGAACCGATGGAAGGGCTGCGACATCAACGTGCTACCTTATCCAGGTTTCCCAACAGACTTACAACCCCAGATAATCGTTTACCTCGCACTTGCGGATGGTTCAAGCACGGTTACAGAAAACGTTTTCAAAACACGCTTTGCACATGTTGGTGAACTTGTTAGAATGGGTGCGGATATGAGAATAAAGGACAACACGGTTTTCATAAACGGGGTTCAAAAGTTAGAAGGAACTACAGTGATGGGCACGGATTTAAGGGCGACTGCCGCATTGGTGATAGCAGGACTTGCCGCGGAAGGAACAACGGAAGTTACTCAGGTTGAACATATATTTAGAGGCTATGAAAATGTCATCGAAAAATTCGAGAAAATTGGTGCGAAAATCAAATACGTACCTGGAGGTGTTCCGGAAATTTGA